The Mobula birostris isolate sMobBir1 chromosome 1, sMobBir1.hap1, whole genome shotgun sequence sequence caaaatggtgACCTgccctgctggaggaactcagcaggtcaggcagcatctatggacaatgaataagcagttgaagCTTCGGGCCAATTcacttcttcgggactggaaaggaaggtgaaagacagcagaataaaaggtggggatgggggggaggaggatatctcattggtgataggtgaagctaggtgtctaggaaaggtcaagggctggagaggaaggaatctgataacagaggagagtggaccataggaggaagggcggagcaccagagggaggtgataggcaagtgagaagagataagatgccagagtggagaatagaagaggaggggagggtgagggatttTTTtatatcagaaggagaaatcaatattcatgacatcagattggaggctacccagaatacaaggtgttgctcctccaccatgagGGTGGCCTCGTTGGGGCACAAGAGGACCCACATGTTAGAATGggtatgggaattggaattaaaatgtttggccaccaggaagttcggCTTCcagtggatggagcagaggtgctcaatgggtctcgccaatgtagaggaggctgtccGTATCACTTAAGACACAGCAGCACAGCAGATGACTTAACAAGTTATTGACCCATGAAACCAGTGAACTATTTCACCGACAGGAGATGTTGTTGATTATAGCCAATTATAGAAATacaaactttttaaaaaagttatATTGTAGACATTTCCCAGCTcagaacaaaaacaaaagaaaatggaCACAGGCTTGTGAATGTGATATAAAAATACATTTATGTTATTAAAGTTCACAGTGGTAGCAATACTGTGGAATACATTCATTAAAATAACTTGTACATAGTCAAATACAATGAAATGAAACATATCGTACATATACACACCATTAACATTAATCTGATGTGGTATTGAAGAAGCAATGTGACTAAATGCAAAATGAAACATAAAAACACCAATTAAACAGATTTGCAGGAGGAAAGAAAATATTTAATATGAGCTCATTAAACCGCCCCCTATTATATCATATTTTAATTATTAGCTGCACTACTGTTGAATTTAATAATTGAGTTCTAATAAATGATGCACCGTGGAAGTTATATTTATTCCAGATGCTGGTGTagaatttgttttttctttctcaGTGGATACACATTCATTTGTATGGCTCTGTGGGTCCACGGGGTACAGGTGCAGGGCTAAGGCGGGCCTTACGCCGCTCCCTTTTTTAATTCCCAGACATAACGTCGATTGGTTCCTGATAATCAAGATGACTGTAGTAAAGGCTCGGGGTGCACAGGAAGATCTCAGAACTGCGGCACATTCCCTCTGCTCACTTCATCGGATGTCGATTAGCAACAATTATTTAAATGGCTGGAATATCAGCTCCGTATCACTAAAGGTCTCTCCTGTCTTCTGCTCGCAATCTCCGACATGCTAAATGTTAAGGCAAACACTGATCAAGTTGTCCCCACTACACGACAAtaatcctcccccacccctcccccaaaaAAAAGAAATGCAGAAAATCATTACAAATGTATATATGAAATTTGAGGGAGACAGAATTGGGACGCTGTTTGGAGTTGAAAAACAATTATTTGGTCACTTCCAGTGCAAATAAAAATGGAAGCATCAGCCAGCGCCAGATAGCATAAACTTCATTTAAAGACATCCCAGATATATCACCACTATCTCGACTGGTCCCACCCCAAAGCACCCACAACAAAGACACAGGCACTAACTACATAGTAAGACGGCTTCAGCTTGTTGACGCGTTTTCGTATCACTGCGTTTCCCATCCAGATTCTGCTTGAACGACTAAAGCTGACCACAGTTCAAATctcagtgcagcacagcgcatTCAATCTGTCAGCTACTGAAAAGTCTTATTTTTAAAGATACAATAAGTTTTCATAAAGTTaactttaaaattttaaattatgaaGTTAACTTTTAAAATTTAAGATTTACGTTTCGTGAAAAGTCTCCAGAATTGAGGTGTCTTCTGCAGGATAATTAATGCACCCATTTTCTTGCTATGATAACTAAGTGATCACTTACGGAGACTTGCTCTCTTTGGGAGTTTCCACCTGCGAAATTTGCTCCGTGTCCTTTGCACACTTTAACAGTGCTACAGCCCACGCACGACGTGTTTCTGCCAGGTGCCACCAGCAGGTCGGAATTTTCGATGCAACTTCACACTTCCATTCAAATGAGACAAAAAGacatcagtggagagagaaagagtgtaACATTTAAGGTCTGTCAGCATGGTTCTCAATGAAAGGGACCTTCACTATCTACGACCTTCTTGTTCAAATTAACTCGCTACAATTGTTTTCCTCTCTAAAGAAAAATGGGCCATTCTCATACTCTGCTGTTCTCAGAAAACAGGGAAGAGTTGCCGGGGCACCCTCTCTCCTCACCCCTGGTTCCTTTCCCTCAGTTTCTTCCGCGGCTGGCCGGTGCTTGCCGTCGAAGCGCATCTCCTGAGGTCGGACCATCCAAACCAGGACGCGACAGCTACCAGTGCCTGACTGGGCCAGTTCAGCTCCCGCACTGATGCACGAAATTGATGCTAAACGTCGtaggacatttttttttaatgacagtTTCCCAGAGATGGGCAGAGGAGAAAGCCCCAAATTCAGCACCGCCAACTCTGAGCAGGGTCCGATTTCTAGGAAATGGGGTTCAGAAGCAGCTGGTTTAAGAAGTGAGAGGGAGCCGGTTCGGTATGAAACACCGATACCAAATCGCATAAAGATCTCCTGTGGATTACATTCTCTTTAAGTATTTGGCTCGTATCAAACATGCTTAGAGCTAGAGTCTCTTTTTACCTGGCTGCCTGGTAATAAGAGATTATTACGTTTTGAGTGCGATGGGGGTTGTAGCGTAGTCAGCCGGTTCGCTGGGCGGTGTCTCCGTGTCGATGAACTTGTCCCTCAGCCTGACCAGGACAGTGAAGGACGTGGGTCTGATGGTCAGCCCGTAGTCGCCGTCCATGCTCAGCTTCTCCGAAGGGTTCGCCTCGAAGGTGCATTGGTGGACCAGGATGGCGGTGAAAAGGAATATTTCGATCTTAGACAGCTGCTCCCCGATGCACCTCCTCTTGCCCACCGAGAAGGCCATAACGCTGCTGGTCAGGTCCCTGTTGATGGTGCCGTCCGTGTTCAGGAACCGTCCGGGGTCGAAGGTGCTGGGGTCTTTCCACTTGTCGCTGTCGTGGTTGACCGACCACTGGTTGATGAAGACGACCGTGTCCTGTGGGATGTGATAGCCTTTGATATCCACGGGCGAGGTGGTGGCGTGCGGGATTGTCATCGGTACGAAGCTGGTAAACCTCAGGATCTCGTAGAGGAAAGCCTCCAGGTAGGGTAGACGGGCTTTGTCGTGGGCACCGGGCAGCCGGTCCCTGCCCACCACCTCGTCGATGTCCCTCTGGAGCCTGGCCTGTAGCTGCGGGAACTGGATGAGGTGGAACAGGACCCAACTCAGGGCGGTCGATGTGGTGTCCTGGCTCGCTCCCAGGATGTCGGTGATGGAGCCCTCGACGTGCTCGCGGCTGAGCGCTTCTTTGGCCGGCCGGTCCCCCTCCAGCGCTCCGATAAGAGCATCGCTCATGTCCCGGGTGGTGCCTGGCCGATAGGTGCACCGGTGCTGTTCCACTTTAGAGCGGACGAACTCGAAGAACTCGTTGTTGAGCTGCTGGAAGTCGCGGTAGACGCTGCGCACCGGGTTGGGGAAAGTCTGGAGCCAAGGCATCGTGTCCACCAGGCTGCCGGCTCCCACTGCGCGGCCGAAGCGGTCGATCCTGACCAGCATCTGCCGGAACTCCTCGTCGTCGTGGCTATAGCGGTGCCCGAAGCACAAGGCGCACATCACATTGGCGGCTGCCACCTTCAGCTCGGGGCACGGCTGGAAGTGGCGGCCTCCTGCCCCCAGCCGCAGGAAGACCCGCAGCAGACTGCGAGCCTCTGCTTGGACGTGGTGCTCGAACAGGCGGCGAGCCTGGCCGTCCGCCGTGGAGAAGAAGCGAACGGCGGACTGCTCCAGGCGCCTGTGCGCCTTCCACTGGCGGCTGTAGCGGCCGAAGGGCATGCTCCGTCCCCCGGCTACCTGGCGGAATGAGGCGAAGTCGGGTCTCCCGGCGAACTGGGCACTGTGCTGTAGCAGCGCTTGGCGGATGGTCGCCTCGCCGTTCAGCACCACGATGTCTCGTCGTCCCAGGCGGATCTGGAAGAGGTCGCCGTAGCGCCGCGCCATCCTGCTGAAGGTCAGGTGCGGAGACTTGCCCAACTGCATGGCGTTGCCCACCAGCGGCCAGGCGAAGGGTCCCGGCGGATGGCGGCGATCTCTGGCCCCGCATCGCATCCACCTGCACGCTTCCAGACAAGCCAGAAGGAACAACGACACCAGCAAAAACGGCTGCACCTGTTGGTTCCAGTCCTCAGCCATGACCGGCTCCACGCCTCTCAGCGTCCCCGCTCACCTACTTCCCTGGCATAATCGGCCTGCTGGCCGGCAGCTGGTCCCCGAAACTTACACCTCCAGCTTCTGCCCACTCTTCCTTGCCGGCTCCGCTGCCCTGTCCTTGTAGCCTTATCGTGCGCCGGTCGCCCAGAGCTGGGGACAAAAGGAGGACAGGGTTTGCCTCGTTCCTTTCGCTGAGTTAGCTTGGTGCCGTGCTCCCGGCTGCTGTCAGAAGCGACCCGGCTTTTTTCTCTGCATTTAAAGAGTGCGGGTACTCCCCGATTCCCCTCCCTCTCAAACTCTCCAACTTCATTCACCCTGGTTTCGTGATGTCAGGCCAATGGGAGTGAGCAGCTCTCGCTTTGGGAGACCCACTGTTGCAACAGACGGGACACTTCTTTCTCCCCCAAGACAGgcgtattttttttattattatatttgacTCCACGACTCCGGAGAGGGAGTTGGAACCCCTCTTATAGAAGCAATGCTAATTCAACGCAGTTTAAAGCGACAATATAGGTTCTGAGATAGACAGCAGTTTGCGATTCCATTAAACGTGATGGGGGGCGGCGGAGTGGGGGGCTTCTTTGGCGGTTCCAGACCAGCCCATTTCCCGGACAACTGGATTTCACTCCTATTAATACCGAAAGCGTCACACGGCAACATAATGAATTTTCCAAcaatcccggtgtgtttaaaggcagTGGGAAATAAACGGGCACTCCGGATCCCGCCTGCGGCCGCCCACCGTCCGGACGCTCACCCCGGCCACATTTCTGGGTGTATACAGTAtcaccccctctgcattccggAACCCGGCTCACATTCTGCATCAATGAGTGAACCCGCTAcccggcctgcagagttcctccaacagtgtgtgtgtgtgtgtgtgtgtgtgtgtgtgtgtgtgttgcttcagagaTTGTCCCAGCAATTCTCCGTGTTAGAGAAAGGAGAAGTTTTTACACAGCTCTTCCAACCCAGTCACGTATTTGGAGAATTATAATTAGCATTCCACTGAAGAGCATTGAGTTCACTGAAACAGCGCTGAACAACGTGGTTTTAGTGCTGTCGGAGTCATAAGCCCCGGTCTAACATAAAAGCTTAGCTTATGCAAGCGGTCATGGTGAAGAAGCTGCCAACAGAGACGCAAGAAGTCGCTTGGGGAAGTGTCAGTTGGCTAGAGAAAGGACTTATTAACAGTAAACTGTAATAGATTGAAGGAAGTGAGAGAAATGCTATTGATCTGGTGTGTAGGGGTTTCCAAAAGGTGCTGTATATGTTTCTGCAGGAGTGGGAGTAAAAATGCGGACAGAAAAAATCAGCTAAATAGCAGTGAAGACAGAGGCTAtgcttcatgaggagtttgaagagatttgttatgtcaacaaatacactcaaaaacttctatagatgtaccgtggagagcattctgacagtgtcatcactgtctgatatggaggggctactgcacagaactgaaagaagctgcagagggttgtaaatctagtcagctccatcttgggcactagcctacaaagtacccaggatatcttgagggagcggtgtctcagaaaggcagatccattattgaggatctccagcacccaggggtgattgataagttcgtggcctaaggtagaaggagatgagttatacagctctcgttacatgcatgtgcagttcaagtCTTTGAGTGAAaaagcagaaagtttgaagttaataactcatctgcttctaccttgggccacgaacttatcaatcacccttgatgTGAACCACTTTCTGAAGGTCTAAGACGCCgccttctacaaagaagggatctgtatgctccgcgactgctggactaagtgtgtaaatgtaggaaaaataaatgtgctaggttttttaaaattgactccttctaccttaggccacgaacttatcaatcacccctcatattatttgttttttgcaccatttttaatctattcaaaatacatatactgtaatagacttatttattattattaatattttattttgtttttttcttctgtattatgtactgcattgaactgctgctgctacgttaacaaatttcacgacacatgccggtgataataaaccggattctgattcggAGGATACAAGGGAGTGTTAGCAGGACGCGTTATATCTCTTATAATACATGGGACCTGAGTGTAATTGTTTTGGTGGATGTCGTGGATGCCATTTCAATTTTGATTTCATTGCTTAAGTGGagtttgaacaggtacatggagggaggggtatggagagctacagTCCAGTTTCAGGTTGATGGggctaggcagcttaaatgggtcagcacggactagatgggccgaaaggcctgtttcagtgctgtagttttctgCTAGTCCCATTTTCAAATTCACAGATAACACAAAACTTGGAGGAATCGCTACCTGTGAGAGGGCCAGTAATGGACAGGGAGGTAGGGGTCAGGTCAGCGGAAAGGGCGGACAAGAGGCAGACAAAATTTAATGCTGAGAAATGCAAAATGGTACATCTTGATGGGAACATTGAGAAGCAGCAATAAATATAAACTAAAAGGGTCAATTTTAAAAGGAGTGCAGGTTTGGGAGGTAGACCCAAGGAGcatgtgaggggtaagttgtttttctcagagagtggtggatcccggaatgcactgcctggtatggtggtagaggcaaatacatacAAATCTTCAGGTGATTCCGTTTATTATCAGAGAGTGTATAaagtatacagcctgaaatacTTAGTCTTCACAGACATTCATGAAAAAAACAGAACccaaaagaatgaacaacagaaaaacattagaacccaaaAGCCCCCTCTGCCCCCTCCACAAGCAAGCAGCAACCAGCATC is a genomic window containing:
- the cyp1c2 gene encoding cytochrome P450 1C2, with amino-acid sequence MAEDWNQQVQPFLLVSLFLLACLEACRWMRCGARDRRHPPGPFAWPLVGNAMQLGKSPHLTFSRMARRYGDLFQIRLGRRDIVVLNGEATIRQALLQHSAQFAGRPDFASFRQVAGGRSMPFGRYSRQWKAHRRLEQSAVRFFSTADGQARRLFEHHVQAEARSLLRVFLRLGAGGRHFQPCPELKVAAANVMCALCFGHRYSHDDEEFRQMLVRIDRFGRAVGAGSLVDTMPWLQTFPNPVRSVYRDFQQLNNEFFEFVRSKVEQHRCTYRPGTTRDMSDALIGALEGDRPAKEALSREHVEGSITDILGASQDTTSTALSWVLFHLIQFPQLQARLQRDIDEVVGRDRLPGAHDKARLPYLEAFLYEILRFTSFVPMTIPHATTSPVDIKGYHIPQDTVVFINQWSVNHDSDKWKDPSTFDPGRFLNTDGTINRDLTSSVMAFSVGKRRCIGEQLSKIEIFLFTAILVHQCTFEANPSEKLSMDGDYGLTIRPTSFTVLVRLRDKFIDTETPPSEPADYATTPIALKT